In the genome of Cyclopterus lumpus isolate fCycLum1 chromosome 19, fCycLum1.pri, whole genome shotgun sequence, one region contains:
- the LOC117749140 gene encoding protein phosphatase 1 regulatory subunit 1B-like, whose amino-acid sequence MDPLLPADPDVMEREADKDARRKIQFSVPSSVPTQLDPRQVEMIRRRRPTPATLFRLTDPPSPEEEIGPHQWVLGENGALKAKLVHTSTYQPPSLKAVQRMALAHLASLDISSVDKEEPSSGEEEEEREKESQQTVSATDLWGERKLLREQCVPPGSLTGSADLSRHHGDQEKASEREEDKGE is encoded by the exons ATGGACCCGCTGCTGCCCGCAGACCCGGACGTGATGGAGCGAGAGGCAGACAAGGATGCGAGGAGGAAGATCCAGTTCTCCGTGCCTTCCTCCGTTCCCACCCAGCTGGACCCGCGACAGGTGGAGATG ATTCGACGTCGGAGGCCGACACCAGCCACACTCTTCAGACTGACAGACCCGCCATCACCAGAGGAAGAGATTGGCCCTCACCAG TGGGTTCTGGGGGAAAATGGAGCCTTGAAAGCCAAACTGGTTCACACGTCAACCTACCAGCCACCCTCACTTAAAG CTGTCCAGAGAATGGCCCTGGCCCACCTGGCCTCCCTAGACATATCTTCTGTGGACAAAGAGGAGCCCTCTtctggggaggaagaggaggaacgtgaGAAGGAGAGCCAGCAGACAGTCTCAGCTACAG aTCTATGGGGAGAACGCAAACTTCTCAGGGAACAGTGTGTTCCTCCGGGGAGTTTGACAGGAAGTGCTGATCTGAGCCGTCACCACGGAGACCAAGAGAAGGCCAGcgaaagagaggaagacaaaggaGAATGA
- the LOC117748978 gene encoding phenylethanolamine N-methyltransferase, with translation MMEEKETENGVAAMAACYQGFDPAAYLQYNYTPPRADFERKDSIVPWKLACLHRAFTEGDVNGDLLVDIGSGPTLYQVLSGCEVFKKVLLTDFLEVNRQELRGWLQDKGVSSLDWTPYLQHVCKLEGRRPSAWTEKAAKLRQVITDIVPVDVHRPQPLALDDLPSAGADCLVSCFCLESVSPDLAAFTRALGHIGRLLRPGGHLLLIGALGESYYFGGPGVKIPVVPLNEAQVCASLKESGYTLIRLEVYTLPQDMRVGVDDVSGVFFAKAIKE, from the exons ATGatggaagaaaaggaaacagagaATGGAGTGGCAGCCATGGCGGCCTGCTACCAGGGATTTGATCCTGCAGCGTATCTGCAATATAACTACACTCCACCAAGGGCAGATTTTGAAAGAAAGGACAGCATTGTGCCGTGGAAACTGGCATGCCTGCATAGAGCTTTCACTGAAG GCGATGTGAACGGCGACCTCCTGGTGGACATAGGTTCGGGTCCCACCCTGTACCAGGTGCTGAGTGGCTGTGAGGTTTTCAAAAAGGTGCTCCTCACAGATTTCCTGGAGGTCAACAGGCAGGAGCTGAGGGGCTGGCTCCAGGACAAGGGCGTCAGCAGCCTGGACTGGACACCTTACCTGCAGCACGTCTGCAAGCTGGAGGGACGACG GCCCTCAGCATGGACAGAGAAAGCTGCCAAGCTACGTCAGGTGATCACGGACATCGTCCCCGTAGACGTGCACCGGCCTCAGCCTCTGGCCCTCGATGACCTTCCTTCAGCGGGGGCAGATTGTCTCGTGTCCTGCTTCTGTCTGGAGAGCGTCAGCCCGGACTTGGCTGCCTTCACCAGGGCCCTGGGCCACATTGGGAGGCTCCTGCGGCCCGGTGGCCACCTCCTGCTCATAGGGGCCCTGGGAGAGAGTTACTATTTTGGGGGCCCTGGAGTAAAGATCCCTGTGGTCCCACTAAATGAGGCCCAGGTCTGTGCTAGTTTGAAGGAAAGCGGCTACACCCTGATCAGGCTGGAGGTTTACACACTGCCTCAGGACATGAGGGTGGGGGTCGATGATGTGTCTGGGgtgttttttgcaaaagcaaTAAAGGAGTAA
- the aldh18a1 gene encoding delta-1-pyrroline-5-carboxylate synthase isoform X2, whose protein sequence is MLLRRLALCSRSHHLDYQKHVCLTRALTQAPQRSAHGSSFAHRGELRQAKRIVVKLGSAVVTRGDECGLALGRLASIVEQVAMLQNQGREMMIVTSGAVAFGKQRLRHEILLSQSVRQALHSGHNQLKDMSLPVLEARACAAAGQSGLMALYEAMFTQYSTCTAQVLVTNLDFHDDQKRQNLNSTLQELLRMNIVPIINTNDAVVPPPEPNSDLQGVISIKDNDSLAARLAVEMKADLLIALSDVEGLYNSPPGTDDAKLIDIFYPGDQQSIIYGTKSRVGIGGMEAKVKAAMWALQGGTSVVIANGTHPKVTGHVITDIVEGKKVGTFFSEIKPAGPTVEHQTEMARTSGRTLASLHPDQRSEIICHLAELLTDKKKEILTANKMDMDLAVNAGHLPPAMLKRLSLSPSKLSSLAIGLRQIAVAAQDSVGRVLRRTRVAHNLELEQITVPIGVLLVIFEARPDCLPQVSALAIASGNALLLKGGKEAANTNRVLHQLTQEALSLHGVREAVQLVSTREEVEDLCRLDKMIDLIIPRGSSQLVRNIQRAAKGIPVLGHSEGICHVYVDGEASVDKVIKIVRDSKCDYPAACNAMESLLIHRDVLRMPLFDQIIDMLRTEQVKIHAGPRFASYLTFSPSEAKSLRTEYGDLECCIEVVDSMQEAVDHIHKYGSSHTDVIITENEDTAEQFLQQLDSACVFWNASSRFADGYRFGLGAEVGISTARIHARGPVGLEGLLTTKWVLRGDGHTAADFSEQGTMKYLHENLPIVQPLVGQRDSN, encoded by the exons ATGCTGCTGCGAAGGTTGGCCCTGTGTTCAAGGAGCCACCACCTGGATTACCAGAAACACGTATGCCTCACCAGAGCCCTGACCCAAG CTCCCCAGAGGAGTGCCCATGGCAGCTCCTTTGCACACCGCGGTGAACTGCGTCAGGCCAAGAGGATCGTGGTCAAGCTCGGCAGTGCTGTGGTCACCCGTGGCGATGAATGTGGCCTGGCACTGGGGAGGCTGGCCTCCATTGTGGAGCAG GTGGCCATGCTGCAGAATCAAGGCAGAGAGATGATGATTGTCACCAGTGGAGCGGTGGCCTTTGGCAAGCAAAGATTAAGACACGAGATCCTGCTGTCCCAGAGTGTCAGACAGGCGCTGCACTCGGGACACAATCAGCTCAAAGACATG TCTTTGCCGGTCCTGGAGGCCCGGGCCTGTGCTGCGGCGGGACAAAGTGGCCTGATGGCCCTGTACGAGGCCATGTTCACCCAATACAGCACTTGCACTGCACAG GTTCTGGTGACAAATCTGGATTTCCATGATGACCAAAAGAGGCAGAATCTGAACAGCACACTGCAGGAGCTCCTGCGTATGAACATCGTACCCATCATTAACACCAATGACGCTGTGGTGCCCCCGCCGGAGCCCAACAGCGACCTGCAGGGG GTCATCAGCATTAAGGACAATGACAGTCTAGCGGCGCGGCTAGCTGTAGAGATGAAGGCTGACCTCCTCATCGCGCTGTCTGACGTGGAAG GACTGTACAACAGCCCCCCTGGAACGGATGACGCCAAGCTCATTGACATCTTTTACCCTGGAGACCAGCAGTCCATCATCTATGGGACAAAGTCCAGAGTTGGAATTGGAGGCATGGAGGCCAAG gTCAAGGCTGCCATGTGGGCCCTGCAAGGTGGCACCTCAGTGGTCATTGCAAATGGCACCCACCCCAAAGTAACAGGTCATGTCATCACTGACATTGTGGAGGGCAAGAAAGTGGGAACCTTCTTCTCTGAGATCAAACCTGCAG GCCCAACTGTGGAGCATCAGACAGAAATGGCACGCACCTCTGGAAGAACCCTGGCATCGCTGCACCCCGACCAG AGGAGTGAGATCATCTGCCATCTTGCAGAGTTGTTGactgacaaaaagaaagagattctgactgccAACAAGATGGACATGGACCTGGCTGTAAATGCAG GCCATTTGCCACCAGCCATGCTGAAGCGCCTGAGTTTGTCACCATCCAAACTTAGCAGCTTAGCCATTGGTCTGCGCCAGATTGCTGTGGCCGCCCAGGACAGTGTGGGTCGTGTACTGCGCAGGACCAGGGTAGCTCACAACCTGGAGCTGGAGCAGATAACTGTGCCCATTGGAGTTCTTCTGGTCATCTTTGAGGCCCGACCTGACTGCCTGCCACAG GTTTCAGCATTGGCCATAGCCAGTGGTAACGCCCTCCTGCTGAAGGGAGGCAAGGAGGCAGCCAACACCAACCGGGTCCTCCACCAGCTCACCCAGGAAGCCCTTTCCCTGCATGGAGTCAGAGAGGCAGTGCAGCTG GTGAGCACtcgtgaggaggtggaggatctATGCCGGCTGGACAAGATGATCGACTTGATTATCCCTCGAGGTTCATCCCAGTTGGTTAGGAACATCCAGCGGGCTGCGAAGGGCATCCCGGTGCTGGGTCACAGCGAGGGAATCTGCCACGTCTACGTTGATGGGGAAGCCAGCGTGGACAAGGTCATCAAAATTG TCAGAGACTCCAAGTGTGACTACCCGGCTGCATGCAACGCCATGGAAAGCCTGCTGATTCACAGGGACGTCCTCAGGATGCCTCTGTTTGACCAGATCATTGACATGTTGCGCACTGAACAG GTGAAGATTCATGCGGGCCCTCGGTTCGCCTCCTACCTGACATTCAGCCCGTCAGAGGCAAAGTCCCTGCGTACAGAGTACGGTGATCTGGAGTGTTGCATTGAGGTGGTGGACAGCATGCAGGAGGCTGTGGACCACATTCACAAGTATGGCAGCTCCCACACCGACGTCATCATCACAGAAAATG AGGACACCGCTGAGCagttcctgcagcagctggacagCGCCTGTGTTTTCTGGAACGCAAGCTCACGTTTCGCTGACGGCTACCGCTTCGGACTTG GAGCAGAGGTCGGTATTAGCACTGCACGTATCCATGCCCGAGGCCCCGTTGGGCTGGAGGGGCTGCTCACCACCAAGTGGGTCCTGAGAGGGGATGGGCATACAGCAGCGGACTTCTCTGAACAGGGTACCATGAAGTACCTCCATGAAAACCTGCCCATCGTGCAACCTCTCGTTGGTCAGAGGGACAGCAACTAG
- the aldh18a1 gene encoding delta-1-pyrroline-5-carboxylate synthase isoform X1 produces the protein MLLRRLALCSRSHHLDYQKHVCLTRALTQAPQRSAHGSSFAHRGELRQAKRIVVKLGSAVVTRGDECGLALGRLASIVEQVAMLQNQGREMMIVTSGAVAFGKQRLRHEILLSQSVRQALHSGHNQLKDMSLPVLEARACAAAGQSGLMALYEAMFTQYSTCTAQVLVTNLDFHDDQKRQNLNSTLQELLRMNIVPIINTNDAVVPPPEPNSDLQGVNVISIKDNDSLAARLAVEMKADLLIALSDVEGLYNSPPGTDDAKLIDIFYPGDQQSIIYGTKSRVGIGGMEAKVKAAMWALQGGTSVVIANGTHPKVTGHVITDIVEGKKVGTFFSEIKPAGPTVEHQTEMARTSGRTLASLHPDQRSEIICHLAELLTDKKKEILTANKMDMDLAVNAGHLPPAMLKRLSLSPSKLSSLAIGLRQIAVAAQDSVGRVLRRTRVAHNLELEQITVPIGVLLVIFEARPDCLPQVSALAIASGNALLLKGGKEAANTNRVLHQLTQEALSLHGVREAVQLVSTREEVEDLCRLDKMIDLIIPRGSSQLVRNIQRAAKGIPVLGHSEGICHVYVDGEASVDKVIKIVRDSKCDYPAACNAMESLLIHRDVLRMPLFDQIIDMLRTEQVKIHAGPRFASYLTFSPSEAKSLRTEYGDLECCIEVVDSMQEAVDHIHKYGSSHTDVIITENEDTAEQFLQQLDSACVFWNASSRFADGYRFGLGAEVGISTARIHARGPVGLEGLLTTKWVLRGDGHTAADFSEQGTMKYLHENLPIVQPLVGQRDSN, from the exons ATGCTGCTGCGAAGGTTGGCCCTGTGTTCAAGGAGCCACCACCTGGATTACCAGAAACACGTATGCCTCACCAGAGCCCTGACCCAAG CTCCCCAGAGGAGTGCCCATGGCAGCTCCTTTGCACACCGCGGTGAACTGCGTCAGGCCAAGAGGATCGTGGTCAAGCTCGGCAGTGCTGTGGTCACCCGTGGCGATGAATGTGGCCTGGCACTGGGGAGGCTGGCCTCCATTGTGGAGCAG GTGGCCATGCTGCAGAATCAAGGCAGAGAGATGATGATTGTCACCAGTGGAGCGGTGGCCTTTGGCAAGCAAAGATTAAGACACGAGATCCTGCTGTCCCAGAGTGTCAGACAGGCGCTGCACTCGGGACACAATCAGCTCAAAGACATG TCTTTGCCGGTCCTGGAGGCCCGGGCCTGTGCTGCGGCGGGACAAAGTGGCCTGATGGCCCTGTACGAGGCCATGTTCACCCAATACAGCACTTGCACTGCACAG GTTCTGGTGACAAATCTGGATTTCCATGATGACCAAAAGAGGCAGAATCTGAACAGCACACTGCAGGAGCTCCTGCGTATGAACATCGTACCCATCATTAACACCAATGACGCTGTGGTGCCCCCGCCGGAGCCCAACAGCGACCTGCAGGGGGTAAAT GTCATCAGCATTAAGGACAATGACAGTCTAGCGGCGCGGCTAGCTGTAGAGATGAAGGCTGACCTCCTCATCGCGCTGTCTGACGTGGAAG GACTGTACAACAGCCCCCCTGGAACGGATGACGCCAAGCTCATTGACATCTTTTACCCTGGAGACCAGCAGTCCATCATCTATGGGACAAAGTCCAGAGTTGGAATTGGAGGCATGGAGGCCAAG gTCAAGGCTGCCATGTGGGCCCTGCAAGGTGGCACCTCAGTGGTCATTGCAAATGGCACCCACCCCAAAGTAACAGGTCATGTCATCACTGACATTGTGGAGGGCAAGAAAGTGGGAACCTTCTTCTCTGAGATCAAACCTGCAG GCCCAACTGTGGAGCATCAGACAGAAATGGCACGCACCTCTGGAAGAACCCTGGCATCGCTGCACCCCGACCAG AGGAGTGAGATCATCTGCCATCTTGCAGAGTTGTTGactgacaaaaagaaagagattctgactgccAACAAGATGGACATGGACCTGGCTGTAAATGCAG GCCATTTGCCACCAGCCATGCTGAAGCGCCTGAGTTTGTCACCATCCAAACTTAGCAGCTTAGCCATTGGTCTGCGCCAGATTGCTGTGGCCGCCCAGGACAGTGTGGGTCGTGTACTGCGCAGGACCAGGGTAGCTCACAACCTGGAGCTGGAGCAGATAACTGTGCCCATTGGAGTTCTTCTGGTCATCTTTGAGGCCCGACCTGACTGCCTGCCACAG GTTTCAGCATTGGCCATAGCCAGTGGTAACGCCCTCCTGCTGAAGGGAGGCAAGGAGGCAGCCAACACCAACCGGGTCCTCCACCAGCTCACCCAGGAAGCCCTTTCCCTGCATGGAGTCAGAGAGGCAGTGCAGCTG GTGAGCACtcgtgaggaggtggaggatctATGCCGGCTGGACAAGATGATCGACTTGATTATCCCTCGAGGTTCATCCCAGTTGGTTAGGAACATCCAGCGGGCTGCGAAGGGCATCCCGGTGCTGGGTCACAGCGAGGGAATCTGCCACGTCTACGTTGATGGGGAAGCCAGCGTGGACAAGGTCATCAAAATTG TCAGAGACTCCAAGTGTGACTACCCGGCTGCATGCAACGCCATGGAAAGCCTGCTGATTCACAGGGACGTCCTCAGGATGCCTCTGTTTGACCAGATCATTGACATGTTGCGCACTGAACAG GTGAAGATTCATGCGGGCCCTCGGTTCGCCTCCTACCTGACATTCAGCCCGTCAGAGGCAAAGTCCCTGCGTACAGAGTACGGTGATCTGGAGTGTTGCATTGAGGTGGTGGACAGCATGCAGGAGGCTGTGGACCACATTCACAAGTATGGCAGCTCCCACACCGACGTCATCATCACAGAAAATG AGGACACCGCTGAGCagttcctgcagcagctggacagCGCCTGTGTTTTCTGGAACGCAAGCTCACGTTTCGCTGACGGCTACCGCTTCGGACTTG GAGCAGAGGTCGGTATTAGCACTGCACGTATCCATGCCCGAGGCCCCGTTGGGCTGGAGGGGCTGCTCACCACCAAGTGGGTCCTGAGAGGGGATGGGCATACAGCAGCGGACTTCTCTGAACAGGGTACCATGAAGTACCTCCATGAAAACCTGCCCATCGTGCAACCTCTCGTTGGTCAGAGGGACAGCAACTAG